A region from the Silene latifolia isolate original U9 population chromosome 7, ASM4854445v1, whole genome shotgun sequence genome encodes:
- the LOC141590645 gene encoding uncharacterized protein LOC141590645, translated as MGGVHQLGNKISDDKEYNRAHLYVLSNCEVLEPYEAQFVTDFIKEHPNVNREDVWHKHEDQFPAWFRKHVCKLNIQDDVIRSLALGPSRKVVTWNRYSVNGFKFQTFDYGKSKAKCNYGVTISSLDGNEYYGILEDIFELCYNGRDRSYKTVLFKIQWRDNSVVGTRVHDRYKLVEVNHTRTYSQYDPFILAQQAHQVYFASLPSTSNDRQQKQWWAVFKTKARSEVDTSFFQEEVVSETVLSPVDHDEIIYANEIEAEEELEEEEEENDKERDGIEEGEEEEEEEEEEEEEEEEEEEEEEEEEEDEDDDDDE; from the exons ATGGGAG GTGTTCATCAGTTGGGGAACAAGATTTCGGATGACAAGGAGTATAACCgtgcccacctttatgtgctatctaattgtgaggttttggagccatatgaagctcaatttgtgacagatttcattaaagaacacccaaatgtgaacagagaggatgtttggcataagcatgaggatcaatttccagcctggtttcggaagcatgtatgtaagctaaatattcaagatgatgtgataagaagcttggctttgggtccttctcgaaaggttgtgacgtggaatcgatattcagttaatgggtttaagtttcaaacatttgactatggcaaaagtaaggctaaatgcaactacggcgttactatttcttctcttgatggcaatgaatattatggcatattagaggatatctttgagttgtgctacaatggccgggatcggagttataaaaccgtcttattcaagattcaatggagggataattccgtagttggaacgagagtccatgatcgttacaaactcgtggaagtgaatcatactcgaacctactctcaatatgacccatttatacttgcacaacaagctcatcaagtttattttgcatctcttccgagcacaagtaatgatagacaacaaaagcaatggtgggccgtttttaaaacaaaggcacgatcagaagttgatacatcttttttccaagaagaggttGTATCAGAAACAGTTTTGTCCCCAGTTGATCATGATGAAATTATTTATGCAAATGAGATAGAAGCGGAGGAGgagttagaagaggaagaagaagagaatgataaggagagggatgggatagaagagggggaagaagaagaagaggaggaggaagaggaagaagaagaagaagaagaagaagaagaagaagaagaagaagaagaagaagatgaggatgatgatgatgatgagtaa
- the LOC141592801 gene encoding protein DETOXIFICATION 16-like — translation METGEGNERWGSRNEIMQEAKLQLWLAAPLIAVTILQYCIQVISVMFVGHLGELQLSSASLATSFASVTGFYVLLGMASALETLCGLSYGARKYGMLGIYTQRAMLVLLVSCVPLAVVWYYTSELLIICHQNHEIATGAGIYNRWMIPSLFGYALLQCLTRFFQTQNIVFPMVYTSGLTAAFHVLVCWILVFKLGLGIKGAALANGISYWINFLLLVAYLRFSPAWMKTWTGFSREAFRDIWSFIKLAIPSAFMICLEYWSFEMVVLLAGLLPNPKLETSVLSISLSTCWIVYMISVGLGGAISTRVANELGGGRPRAARLALFVMVIMSLSQGVVVAAITILVRHVWGKLYSKDDKVVKYVAKMMLLLAISDFLDGFQCVLSGAARGLGWQKMCSLINLGAYYLVAVPCAVVFAFVLHLRGTGLWMGIICGLCIPVVVLVVVVMSTDWKKEGRKAMARVDQDELGSSSFLLGNGELIS, via the exons ATGGAAACGGGAGAAGGCAATGAGAGATGGGGAAGTAGGAATGAGATTATGCAAGAAGCGAAGCTGCAATTATGGTTAGCGGCACCGTTGATTGCAGTTACAATTCTACAGTACTGCATTCAAGTGATCTCCGTCATGTTTGTTGGACATCTCGGCGAGCTTCAGTTATCCAGCGCTTCTCTGGCGACTTCTTTTGCTTCCGTCACTGGGTTTTACGTTCTC CTAGGTATGGCGAGTGCGCTCGAGACCCTCTGTGGGCTATCATATGGAGCCAGAAAGTATGGCATGCTTGGGATTTACACCCAGCGAGCAATGTTGGTTCTCCTGGTTTCCTGCGTTCCATTAGCAGTAGTTTGGTACTATACAAGCGAACTGCTAATCATTTGTCATCAAAACCATGAGATAGCAACTGGAGCGGGGATTTACAACCGGTGGATGATTCCTAGCCTCTTTGGGTACGCGTTGCTGCAGTGCCTCACTCGGTTTTTCCAGACTCAAAACATTGTCTTTCCGATGGTGTATACGTCTGGACTGACAGCCGCTTTCCATGTTTTGGTCTGTTGGATCCTCGTCTTCAAGCTAGGACTTGGAATCAAAGGAGCAGCCTTAGCAAATGGCATATCATACTGGATCAACTTCCTACTCCTAGTAGCCTACTTAAGGTTCTCTCCTGCCTGGATGAAGACTTGGACAGGGTTTTCAAGGGAAGCCTTTCGTGATATATGGAGCTTTATCAAGCTTGCTATTCCGTCAGCATTTATGATATG CCTAGAGTATTGGTCGTTCGAAATGGTAGTACTTCTAGCAGGTCTTTTGCCAAATCCCAAGCTTGAGACATCAGTGTTATCAATAAG CCTCAGCACATGCTGGATCGTGTATATGATTTCTGTAGGCCTTGGTGGTGCTATTAG CACAAGGGTAGCAAACGAACTGGGGGGAGGTCGACCGAGAGCAGCCCGCTTAGCGCTCTTTGTTATGGTCATTATGTCACTGTCACAGGGAGTAGTGGTTGCAGCAATAACTATATTAGTTCGCCACGTTTGGGGGAAATTGTATAGTAAAGACGATAAAGTGGTCAAATATGTGGCAAAGATGATGCTTTTACTCGCTATCTCTGATTTCTTGGATGGATTTCAATGCGTACTTTCAG GAGCTGCAAGAGGTTTGGGATGGCAAAAAATGTGCTCTCTAATAAATCTGGGGGCATATTACTTGGTTGCAGTTCCATGTGCAGTGGTGTTCGCTTTTGTTCTGCATCTCCGAGGCACG GGACTGTGGATGGGTATCATATGTGGGCTGTGTATCCCCGTTGTGGTGCTTGTCGTAGTAGTTATGTCCACTGATTGGAAAAAAGAG GGAAGGAAAGCAATGGCAAGGGTTGATCAAGATGAATTAGGATCCTCTTCGtttcttttaggaaatggagagttAATTTCCTAA